TGAACGGCAAGGTGGTGTACGAGGGCGTGGCCGAGGCGTTCGGCATGGAGCTGACGCCCGTGCAGCAGATGCTGGCGTAGCGCACCGGCCGGCGGGGGCGCAAGCCCCTGTCGGCGCGGCCGGATGCGAGGTAGAGTGGGGGCGTGCCGCAGGTCGCGGCGCGCCCCCGCGCGCGTTCGGCCCGGCTCGTGCGGGCTCGCGGGCACGCGCCGCCCGCGCTCGAGGAACCATCCAGAGAACGACGAGGCTCGCCATGATCGTGCGCTTCCGCAGGCTACCGGGCAACGACGACCTTCCGCTGCCCACGCGCCAGACCAGCGGCTCGGCCGGCTTCGACATCGCCAGCGCCGAGGACGACTTCGTGCTCCAGCCGGGCGAGCGCCGCGTGTGCTCCACCGGCCTGGAGATGGAGCTGCCGTACGACGTGGAGGCGCAGATCCGGCCGCGCTCGGGCCTGGCGCTGCGCCACGGCGTGACGCTGCCCAACGCGCCCGCCACCATCGACCCGGACTACCGCGGCGAGCTGAAGGTCATCCTGTGGAACGCGGGGCCGGACCCGGTGCCCATCGCCCGCGGCAGCCGCATCGCGCAGATGGTCTTCTCGCGCTTCCTCGTCCCCGACATCACCGAGTCCGCCGAGCTGAACGTCACCGCCCGCGGCCGCGCCGGCTTCGGCTCCACTGGCCGGTAGACGCGGATCGGCGATTCGTCCCGCATCCACCGACGCAACGACCATCGGCGGGCGTCGGGCCGACGAGGTCAGACACGGGCCGATCGAGGAATCGTGATTCGACTGATCGGTCCCGGGGGCGCTGGGAAGAGCAGCACGGGGCCGCTGGTCGCCGAACGGCTCGGGGCACGGTTCGTCGATCTGGACGAGCGGTTCCGTTCGACCGCTGGAGACATCTCCGAGTACATCGAGTCCCCAGGCTACGACGCCTATGCTGCCAGGAACGTGCAGGTCTATGCGGACGTGATACGCGACGCGGCGAGTCAAGACTGCGTCCTGGCGCTCTCGTCCGGCTTCATGACCTATCGCGAAGACATTCATCCCGCCTACGCGCAGATCCGCAGCGACATCGCAACGAGCCCCACGACGTTCGTGCTGCTCCCGTCCTTGGATCTCGAGACCTGTGTGGCGGAAACCGTGCAGCGTCAGCTCGGCCGCCCATTCCGTCGGTCCGCCGAACGCGAGGAGCAGGTCATCCGTGCTCGCTTCGTGGTGCATCGCGATCTCCCCGTCACCAAGGTCGAGACGATGCGGCCGGTCGCGGAAGTCGCCGAAGCCATCGTCGCGAACGTCGCTGCCCAACGAGGCGCCGCACTCACGGCCAGCCGGCAGTAACTCGCGGGCCGCCTGCCAAGCCGCTGCGTGCGACCTGGGAGGCGGAAACGCGTTCGCTGATCGACCGGCTTCGGCGCGCTGGCGCGAGGAGCATTACCC
This sequence is a window from Longimicrobiaceae bacterium. Protein-coding genes within it:
- the dut gene encoding dUTP diphosphatase; this translates as MIVRFRRLPGNDDLPLPTRQTSGSAGFDIASAEDDFVLQPGERRVCSTGLEMELPYDVEAQIRPRSGLALRHGVTLPNAPATIDPDYRGELKVILWNAGPDPVPIARGSRIAQMVFSRFLVPDITESAELNVTARGRAGFGSTGR
- a CDS encoding shikimate kinase; protein product: MIRLIGPGGAGKSSTGPLVAERLGARFVDLDERFRSTAGDISEYIESPGYDAYAARNVQVYADVIRDAASQDCVLALSSGFMTYREDIHPAYAQIRSDIATSPTTFVLLPSLDLETCVAETVQRQLGRPFRRSAEREEQVIRARFVVHRDLPVTKVETMRPVAEVAEAIVANVAAQRGAALTASRQ